A window of the Streptomyces formicae genome harbors these coding sequences:
- the recG gene encoding ATP-dependent DNA helicase RecG, translated as MLDEPLTKTLGSATAKVMAEHLDLRTVGDLLHHYPRRYEERGQLTRLAELPLDEHVTVVAQVADARVHTFNAGRGQRLEITITDGSGRLQLVFFGRGIHKPHKDLLPGSRAMFAGKVSMFNRKLQLAHPTYERLDAESGDGAVSAFAGKLIPIYPACKGLESWKIAKAVDAVLPQAGAAADPLPPALREGRGFVSLPEALLKIHRPATKADIEDARERLKWDEAFVLQVALARRRYADTQLPAMARRPVPDGLLDAFDARLPFTLTEGQQKVSAEIFADLATEHPMHRLLQGEVGSGKTMVALRAMLAVVDAGGQAAMLAPTEVLAQQHHRSVVEMMGELAEGGMLGGAEHGTKVVLLTGSMGAAGRRQALLDLVTGEAGIVIGTHALIEDKVQFHDLGLVVVDEQHRFGVEQRDALRGKGKQPPHLLVMTATPIPRTVAMTVFGDLETSVLDQLPAGRSPIATHVVPAADKPHFLARAWERVREEVESGHQAYVVCPRIGDSADEQDEPRKKSAEDEAEKRPPLAVLDVAGQLTAGPLEGLRVEVLHGRMPPDDKDDVMRRFAAGEVDVLVATTVIEVGVNVPNATAMVIMDADRFGVSQLHQLRGRVGRGSAPGLCLLVTEMPEASPARSRLGAVAATLDGFELSRIDLEQRREGDVLGQAQSGVRSSLRVLAVIEDEEVIAAAREEAVAVVTADPELEALPELRTALDALLDKDREQYLDKG; from the coding sequence GTGCTGGATGAACCGCTCACGAAGACCCTCGGCTCCGCCACCGCGAAGGTGATGGCCGAGCACCTCGACCTGCGCACCGTCGGCGATCTGCTCCACCACTACCCCCGGCGGTACGAGGAGCGGGGCCAGCTGACACGGCTCGCCGAGCTGCCGCTCGACGAGCACGTCACGGTCGTCGCCCAGGTCGCGGACGCGCGCGTGCACACGTTCAACGCCGGGCGCGGCCAGCGGCTGGAGATCACCATCACCGACGGCAGCGGACGGCTCCAGCTGGTCTTCTTCGGCCGCGGCATCCACAAGCCGCACAAGGACCTGCTGCCCGGCAGCCGCGCGATGTTCGCCGGCAAGGTGTCCATGTTCAACCGCAAACTCCAGCTCGCCCACCCCACGTACGAGCGGCTGGACGCGGAGAGCGGCGACGGCGCGGTCAGCGCCTTCGCCGGGAAGCTCATCCCGATCTACCCGGCCTGCAAAGGGCTGGAGTCCTGGAAGATCGCCAAGGCCGTCGATGCGGTCCTCCCGCAGGCCGGGGCGGCCGCCGACCCGCTGCCGCCCGCGCTGCGCGAAGGCCGGGGGTTCGTCTCCCTCCCCGAGGCGCTGCTCAAGATCCACCGGCCGGCCACGAAGGCGGACATCGAGGACGCCCGGGAGCGCCTCAAGTGGGACGAGGCGTTCGTCCTCCAAGTCGCCCTCGCCCGGCGGCGTTACGCGGACACCCAGCTTCCGGCCATGGCCCGCAGGCCCGTGCCGGACGGACTGCTCGACGCCTTCGACGCCAGGCTGCCGTTCACCCTCACCGAGGGCCAGCAGAAGGTCTCGGCGGAGATCTTCGCCGACCTCGCCACCGAACACCCCATGCACCGCCTGCTCCAGGGCGAGGTCGGCAGCGGTAAGACCATGGTCGCGCTGCGCGCCATGCTCGCCGTCGTCGACGCGGGCGGCCAGGCCGCGATGCTCGCGCCCACCGAGGTCCTGGCCCAGCAGCACCACCGCTCGGTCGTCGAGATGATGGGCGAGCTCGCCGAGGGCGGCATGCTCGGCGGCGCCGAGCACGGGACCAAGGTCGTGCTGCTCACCGGTTCCATGGGCGCCGCCGGCCGGCGCCAGGCCCTGCTCGATCTCGTCACCGGCGAGGCCGGGATCGTCATCGGCACCCACGCGCTGATCGAGGACAAGGTGCAGTTCCACGACCTGGGCCTGGTCGTGGTCGACGAGCAGCACCGCTTCGGCGTGGAGCAGCGGGACGCGCTGCGCGGCAAGGGCAAGCAGCCGCCGCATCTGCTGGTCATGACCGCCACCCCCATTCCCCGCACGGTCGCGATGACGGTCTTCGGCGATCTGGAGACCTCCGTGCTGGACCAGCTCCCCGCCGGGCGCTCGCCGATCGCCACCCATGTCGTCCCGGCCGCCGACAAGCCGCACTTCCTGGCGCGGGCCTGGGAGCGGGTGCGCGAGGAGGTCGAGAGCGGGCACCAGGCGTACGTGGTGTGCCCCCGGATCGGCGACTCCGCCGACGAGCAGGACGAGCCCAGGAAGAAGTCGGCGGAGGACGAGGCCGAGAAGCGGCCGCCGCTCGCCGTCCTGGACGTCGCCGGGCAGCTGACGGCAGGGCCCCTGGAGGGCCTGCGGGTGGAGGTGCTGCACGGCCGCATGCCGCCCGACGACAAGGACGACGTGATGCGCCGCTTCGCCGCCGGCGAGGTGGACGTGCTGGTGGCCACCACGGTCATCGAGGTCGGGGTGAACGTGCCGAACGCGACCGCGATGGTGATCATGGACGCCGACCGCTTCGGCGTCTCCCAGCTGCACCAGCTCCGCGGCCGCGTCGGCCGTGGCTCGGCCCCGGGCCTGTGTCTGCTGGTCACCGAGATGCCCGAGGCGAGCCCCGCCCGGTCCCGGCTCGGCGCGGTCGCCGCCACGCTCGACGGCTTCGAGCTGTCCCGGATCGACCTGGAGCAGCGCCGGGAGGGCGATGTGCTGGGTCAGGCCCAGTCCGGCGTCCGCTCCTCGCTGCGGGTCCTCGCCGTCATCGAGGACGAGGAGGTCATCGCGGCGGCCCGCGAGGAGGCGGTGGCGGTCGTCACGGCCGATCCGGAGCTGGAGGCTCTGCCGGAGCTGCGCACCGCGCTCGACGCACTGCTGGACAAGGACCGCGAGCAGTACCTGGACAAGGGCTGA
- a CDS encoding YceD family protein — MNARLDHRNPLVFDTHELGRRPGALQRLSRSVPGPKDLGIEGVIGVPEGAPVELELRLESVMEGVLVTGTARAAAEGECVRCLEPLRQQVAADFQEMFSYPDADDRGRPKTASSDKDAVDAEDEDTLFLEDGLFDLEPVLRDAVVLALPMQPVCREDCAGLCSDCGTNLNENPDHHHDAVDIRWAALQGLTDSLGTGEKDNMSGAEAGVDEKQEK, encoded by the coding sequence CTGAACGCCCGCCTCGACCACCGCAACCCCCTCGTGTTCGACACGCACGAGCTGGGCCGGCGGCCCGGTGCGCTCCAGCGGCTCTCCCGCTCGGTCCCGGGCCCCAAGGATCTCGGGATCGAAGGAGTCATCGGGGTGCCCGAGGGCGCTCCGGTGGAGCTTGAGCTCCGCCTCGAGTCGGTCATGGAAGGGGTGCTCGTCACAGGCACCGCCCGTGCCGCCGCCGAGGGGGAGTGCGTAAGGTGTCTGGAGCCGCTGCGCCAGCAGGTCGCTGCGGACTTCCAGGAGATGTTCTCGTATCCCGACGCCGACGACCGGGGCCGTCCGAAGACGGCCTCGTCCGACAAGGACGCGGTCGACGCCGAGGACGAGGACACGCTCTTTCTCGAGGACGGACTCTTCGACCTCGAGCCCGTGCTGCGTGATGCGGTGGTGCTCGCACTGCCGATGCAGCCGGTGTGCCGGGAGGACTGTGCGGGTCTGTGTTCCGACTGCGGGACCAACCTGAACGAGAACCCGGACCACCACCATGACGCCGTCGACATCCGTTGGGCGGCACTGCAGGGACTCACCGATTCACTCGGAACCGGTGAGAAGGACAACAT
- a CDS encoding HSP90 family protein, with protein MTAETTPHSTPSAPHTFQVDLRGLVDLLSHHLYSSPKVYLRELLQNSVDAITARRAVDPDAPARVRLYAEDGRLRVEDSGIGLTESDVHSLLATIGRSSKRDGDLESARAEFLGQFGIGLLACFVVAAEIRVVSRSARAQDAPPVEWAARDDGSYTVRTLPDSARGEPGTTVYLTARPGSGEWLAEDRVLALARDFGSLLPYDVRVGDEAVTGLPAPWDRSYPSPAARRVALAGHCHELFGFTPLDSIELDLPAAGVRGVAYVLPSAVSPAQRAGHRVHLKGMLLTDRADELLPDWAFFVRCVLDTDSLRPTASRESLYADEALAGVRDALGGRIRDWLTGLAAGDPERLARFLSVHHLGVKSLARHDGDMLRTMLPWLPFETTDGRLSLEEFAQRHPVVHFTRTVEEYRQVAPIASAQGIGVVNGGYTYDSELVEALPSVRPGTVVAELDADTVTAHLDMVDPAQELALAGFLSVARATLDPLGCDVSLRSFQPLTVPALHLDDRAARHEQARAEAEEQADDLWAGILGSLRGSAPRARLVLNHLSPLIRRISSLDDPELTGTAVESLYGQALLMAQRPLRPADSALLNRAFIGLLEWATHSETDPKGGGR; from the coding sequence ATGACTGCTGAGACCACACCGCATTCCACGCCATCCGCACCGCACACGTTCCAGGTCGATCTGCGCGGCCTGGTCGATCTCCTCTCCCATCACCTCTACTCCAGTCCCAAGGTCTATCTGCGCGAGCTGCTGCAGAACTCCGTGGACGCCATCACCGCGCGCCGTGCCGTCGATCCGGACGCGCCCGCCCGCGTGCGGCTGTACGCCGAGGACGGCCGGCTGCGCGTCGAGGACAGTGGCATCGGGCTGACCGAGTCGGACGTGCACAGTCTGCTCGCCACCATCGGCCGCAGCTCCAAGCGCGACGGCGACCTGGAGTCGGCGCGGGCCGAGTTCCTGGGCCAGTTCGGGATCGGGCTGCTCGCCTGCTTCGTCGTCGCGGCGGAGATCCGGGTGGTCAGCCGCTCCGCGCGGGCGCAGGACGCGCCGCCGGTCGAGTGGGCCGCCCGCGACGACGGTTCGTACACGGTGCGCACCCTCCCGGACAGCGCCCGCGGCGAACCGGGTACGACCGTGTACCTCACCGCACGCCCCGGCAGCGGCGAATGGCTCGCCGAGGACCGGGTCCTGGCGCTCGCACGGGACTTCGGGTCGCTGCTGCCGTACGACGTACGCGTGGGCGATGAGGCGGTCACCGGTCTGCCTGCGCCGTGGGACCGCTCGTACCCGAGCCCGGCGGCGCGGCGCGTCGCCCTCGCGGGCCACTGCCACGAGCTGTTCGGATTCACCCCGCTCGACTCGATCGAGCTGGACCTGCCGGCGGCGGGTGTCCGCGGCGTCGCGTACGTACTGCCTTCGGCAGTGAGTCCCGCCCAGCGCGCGGGCCACCGGGTGCACCTCAAGGGGATGCTGCTCACCGACCGTGCCGACGAACTCCTGCCCGACTGGGCCTTCTTCGTGCGCTGCGTCCTGGACACGGACAGCCTGCGGCCGACCGCGTCGCGCGAGTCGCTGTACGCGGACGAGGCCCTGGCGGGCGTGCGGGACGCGCTCGGCGGGCGGATCCGCGACTGGCTGACCGGGCTCGCGGCGGGCGACCCCGAACGGCTCGCGCGCTTCCTGTCCGTGCACCACCTGGGCGTGAAGTCGCTGGCCCGGCACGACGGCGACATGCTACGCACGATGCTGCCCTGGCTGCCGTTCGAGACGACCGACGGCAGGCTCTCCCTGGAGGAGTTCGCCCAGCGCCACCCGGTCGTCCACTTCACCCGCACCGTCGAGGAGTACCGGCAGGTCGCCCCGATCGCCTCCGCCCAGGGCATCGGCGTCGTCAACGGCGGCTACACGTACGACTCCGAACTCGTCGAGGCGCTCCCCTCGGTCCGCCCCGGGACGGTGGTCGCCGAGCTCGACGCGGACACCGTCACCGCGCATCTCGACATGGTCGACCCGGCCCAGGAGCTCGCGCTCGCGGGCTTCCTGTCAGTGGCGCGTGCCACGCTGGATCCGCTCGGCTGCGACGTGTCCCTGCGTTCCTTCCAACCCCTGACCGTGCCCGCACTGCACCTCGACGACCGGGCGGCCCGCCATGAGCAGGCCCGCGCGGAGGCCGAGGAGCAGGCGGACGACCTGTGGGCAGGCATCCTCGGCTCGCTGCGCGGCAGCGCGCCGCGCGCCCGCCTCGTCCTCAACCACCTCAGCCCGCTGATCCGCAGGATCAGTTCCCTCGACGACCCGGAGCTCACGGGCACGGCCGTCGAGTCGCTCTACGGGCAGGCCCTGCTCATGGCGCAGCGCCCGCTGCGCCCGGCCGACTCGGCGCTGCTCAACCGCGCCTTCATCGGCCTGCTCGAATGGGCCACCCACAGCGAGACGGACCCCAAGGGAGGCGGCCGATGA
- the coaD gene encoding pantetheine-phosphate adenylyltransferase, with product MTGPESEGLQLRRAVCPGSFDPITNGHLDIIARASKLYDVVHVVVMINQAKQGLFTVDERIELIREVTAEYGNVEVEAYHGLLVDYCKERDIPAIVKGLRAVSDFDYELQMAQMNNGLSGVETLFVPTSPTYSFLSSSLVKEVAAWGGDVSHLVPPVVLAALTERLPKK from the coding sequence ATGACCGGACCGGAGAGCGAGGGACTTCAGTTGCGCCGCGCCGTCTGTCCGGGGTCGTTCGACCCCATCACCAATGGACACCTCGACATCATCGCCCGCGCCTCCAAGCTGTACGACGTCGTGCACGTCGTGGTGATGATCAACCAGGCCAAGCAGGGTCTGTTCACCGTCGACGAGCGGATCGAGCTGATCCGCGAGGTCACCGCCGAGTACGGAAACGTCGAGGTGGAGGCGTATCACGGGCTGCTCGTCGACTACTGCAAGGAGCGGGACATCCCCGCCATCGTCAAGGGCCTGCGCGCCGTGAGCGACTTCGACTACGAGCTCCAGATGGCCCAGATGAACAACGGCCTGTCCGGCGTCGAGACGCTGTTCGTGCCCACCAGCCCGACCTACAGCTTCCTGTCGTCCTCCCTGGTCAAGGAGGTCGCGGCCTGGGGCGGTGACGTCTCGCACCTGGTGCCCCCGGTGGTCCTCGCGGCGCTGACGGAGCGCCTCCCCAAGAAGTGA
- the rsmD gene encoding 16S rRNA (guanine(966)-N(2))-methyltransferase RsmD, with translation MTRVIAGAAGGRRLAVPPGNGTRPTSDRAREGLFSTWESLLGTLQGLRVADLYAGSGAVGLEALSRGASHALLVEADNRAARTVRENVRTLALPGAEVRTGRAEQIVQGPPPTAPYDIVFLDPPYAVTDDDLREILLTLRTRGWLAEHALVTVERSTRGGEFGWPEGIEPLRARRYGEGTLWYGRAASTCEDAP, from the coding sequence ATGACCCGCGTGATCGCCGGTGCGGCCGGCGGACGTCGCCTGGCCGTGCCGCCGGGCAACGGCACCCGCCCCACCTCCGACCGGGCACGCGAGGGCCTCTTCTCCACCTGGGAGTCCCTGCTCGGCACCCTCCAGGGCCTCCGCGTCGCCGATCTGTACGCGGGCTCGGGCGCCGTCGGACTGGAGGCGCTGTCACGCGGCGCGTCCCACGCGCTGCTCGTCGAGGCCGACAACCGCGCCGCCCGCACGGTCCGCGAGAACGTACGGACGCTGGCCCTGCCCGGCGCCGAGGTCCGCACCGGCCGCGCCGAGCAGATCGTCCAGGGACCGCCGCCCACGGCCCCGTACGACATCGTGTTCCTCGACCCGCCGTACGCGGTCACGGACGACGATCTTCGGGAGATTCTCCTCACACTCCGCACGCGGGGCTGGCTCGCCGAGCACGCTCTCGTCACCGTGGAGCGCAGCACCAGAGGCGGTGAGTTCGGCTGGCCGGAGGGGATCGAGCCACTGCGGGCCCGTCGCTACGGCGAGGGCACGCTTTGGTACGGTCGCGCCGCCTCTACGTGCGAAGACGCACCATGA
- a CDS encoding ATP synthase F0 subunit B — MDVQKKLDEIVDAVGNARSMPMSASCVVNRADLLAMLEEVRQALPGSLAQAQELIGGREQLVEQARQEAERIIEAAHSERGSLISGTQIALQSQEEADRILSEARREAEEIRAEADDYVDSKLANFEVVLNKTIGSVDRGREKLLGRGPGLDEQGYIDPAEDDAPEYSADPGTLIQRADDYVDAKLGAFEAVLTKTLEAVGRGRQKLHGRIATDDLGAHMAAQDAAGTQHTSDADYLAGLAELADPEPQQAQQAPQAPQVQQPVPAQADPYGYQPQPQPQEVYAYQQQDPYAYQQQAYDQTYAYQHQQQDPYAYQQPQAQPQQQPQLDETSFFDTSMIDLEQLRRYEQGR, encoded by the coding sequence GTGGACGTGCAGAAGAAGCTCGACGAGATCGTCGACGCGGTCGGGAACGCCCGGTCCATGCCCATGTCGGCCTCCTGCGTGGTCAACCGCGCCGACCTGCTCGCGATGCTCGAAGAGGTGCGGCAGGCTCTGCCCGGCTCGCTCGCCCAGGCGCAGGAGCTGATCGGCGGCCGGGAGCAGCTGGTCGAGCAGGCCCGCCAGGAGGCCGAGCGGATCATCGAGGCCGCCCACTCCGAGCGCGGTTCGCTGATCTCCGGCACCCAGATCGCGCTGCAGTCCCAGGAGGAGGCCGACCGCATCCTCAGCGAGGCCCGCCGGGAGGCCGAGGAGATCCGCGCCGAGGCCGACGACTACGTCGACTCCAAGCTCGCCAACTTCGAGGTCGTCCTCAACAAGACCATCGGCTCGGTCGACCGCGGCCGCGAGAAGCTCCTCGGCCGGGGCCCGGGTCTCGACGAGCAGGGATACATCGACCCTGCCGAGGATGACGCGCCCGAGTACAGCGCGGACCCGGGCACCCTGATCCAGCGCGCGGACGATTACGTCGACGCCAAGCTGGGCGCCTTCGAGGCGGTGCTCACCAAGACGCTGGAGGCCGTCGGCCGGGGCCGCCAGAAGCTGCACGGCCGCATCGCCACGGACGACCTCGGGGCGCACATGGCAGCCCAGGACGCGGCCGGTACGCAGCACACGAGCGACGCTGACTATCTGGCGGGGCTCGCGGAGCTGGCGGACCCGGAGCCGCAGCAGGCGCAGCAGGCTCCCCAGGCGCCGCAGGTCCAGCAGCCGGTGCCGGCGCAGGCGGACCCGTACGGGTACCAGCCCCAGCCCCAGCCGCAGGAGGTCTACGCGTACCAGCAGCAGGACCCGTACGCCTATCAGCAGCAGGCGTACGACCAGACGTACGCGTACCAGCACCAGCAGCAGGACCCGTACGCCTACCAGCAGCCGCAGGCCCAGCCCCAGCAGCAGCCCCAGCTCGACGAGACCAGCTTCTTCGACACGAGCATGATCGACTTGGAGCAGCTGCGCCGCTACGAGCAGGGACGCTGA